The Lolium perenne isolate Kyuss_39 chromosome 6, Kyuss_2.0, whole genome shotgun sequence genome segment caacttaatactggagggggttcggatgataacctgaaggtggactttttaggcatagatgcagttggatggcggtctatgtactttgtcgtaatgcccaattaaatctcactatactcatcatgatatgtatgtgcatggtcatgctctctttatttgtcaattgtccaactgtaatttgttcacccaacatgctgttcgtcttatgggagagacacctctagtgaactgtggaccccggtccaattctctttactgaaatacaatctactgcaatacttgttctactgttttctgcaaacaatcatcttccacacaatacggttaactctttgttacagcaagccggtgagattgacaacctcactgtttcgttggggcaaagtactttggttgtgttgtgcaggttccacgttggcgccgaaatccctggtgttgcgccgcactacatctcgccgccatcaaccttcaacgtgcttcttgactcctactggtccgattaaaccttggtttcttactgagggaaacttgccgctgtgcgcatcacaccttcctcttggggttcccaacggacgtgccaaccacacgcatcatcgttctacctcttggggcatcgtttttggagcagctgctggatgttggcggatgttgatggagtggtattcatctaccacattgttggcgttgagtctcggtggcatggtgctgcagggcACCGACGACTgatgcgggatgatgtatgcgtgcaggatggtggagccgtctggcgtcatgtTGGCATCGACGGCatgtcttgcaaggttaatgcgatgatctcttttgaagatggagtcgaggaagacggcggtagcaacttctgcGGCATGTGCATTGGCGTGCGCGGAGAgtttgcttgactggatgtgcttctcacctgctattgggcggtttgggaaggcatttggttttttgatgatgtgagttggtgtattgtcaccccctcttcatcccactgtaggtttagtgaggtggcttcgagtttgatcttttgtatggttcttgtaaggttttgtgaataatctaataaaaaagccgtgtgcatcctgcagaagctggggcgatatttcccccatttcgaaaaaaagttACACCAACGGTGCCGCAATCCTACGATTATGCAACCACCCATGTTGGTAATAAACTCCTTGGCCGTattctccaaccgtgtagacacaTTCGTAAAGAGGTCGTGATCCTCCGGGCGCTGCAGCGTTGACCATAAACGGAGCATAGCCGTACATCGATAGATAACCTGCATAAGCGAAGAACGTTTAGCCAAAAATATACGATCATATTACGGCTATCGCTCCCACTCTAACTAGGACCTTAAACCTAGAATCCACCCCATTTAGCCAATTACCAAAAATATTTGTAACGTTATGAGGCGGATATAAGGTAGAGTCCATCTGAATGATTgtccatatagatctcgcaaatcGATAGTTGAAAAAAAGTGTATTATTGTCTCCTCTTCgtgacagaaaacacatttcgtaggaaggttatctttagtaagaataacAACCCGACGAAGATACCAAGCAAACACTTTAGTTTTGAGAGGTATCTTCATTTTCCAAATAGATCTATTACTTAAAACAGGTTGAATGGGTTGTATTAAAGCTTTATACATGGAAGCTACCGAGAATACTCCATCCTTGATAAGGCTCCAACGAAAAACGTTAGACCCAAATGGAGTGAAGCTAGCCTCTGTAGCAGTTCATTTAGGAGGCCAATCTCGGTCCAACGAAATCTCGCGTAAACGTTATTGAAGGAGGAGATGTTTCCATCACCTGAAGTAAGGTATCTCCTTTATAACATATAATATATAATATTATATAAAGCTGGATATTATTCTCGGAGAGTGGTAGTTCCCAACCATTTGTCCTCCCAGAACCTTATCTCTGATCCATCCCTGATGGAGAAAAACCCATGTGGGAAAAAGTGTTTTTTAGTCACCATGACTCCAGCCCAAAAGTGAGAGTCCCCAGGTTTCCAAAATACCCGCGACACCGCTTTTGAGTCTATGTATTTTCTTCGCAACAATTTTTTTTCCATACACCATCCTCAGTTAACAACCTAGCCAACCATTTTCCTAGTAGGGCCTTGTTTTTAACCTCTAGATCATGGacaccaagtccaccttgatctctTGGACGGCAAACGACACTCCATTTAGTTAACCGGTATTTTTTCTTCTCACTATCTCCCTACCAAAAGAAATCTAGACCGGAAATAATCCAATCTCTGATGCATGCTGAATTTTGAATCTAGATACATTTACATTTTTATAAAAAATATTTAACATCAAAAAATAGACTGCAAGGTAAACTCAGACCACGCGCCACTAACTTCTACTTCCTGAAATCAATTCAGCATACTCCATTAATTGCAGTACCTCTGTCCATTTTTTGATGTTAAATATTTTTATTAAAATTCAAATGTATCTACACGCTATTTAGCGCACAAGTGCATCTAAATTTGGACAAAACTTCCGATACCAATTAATCGGCGGAGGGAGTATAAATATGGCATCAAATAGATGGAAATGCAGTCGTGAGGGTGCAACTAAAAATGTATAACTGCTCCCCAGGGAGCCAAAATTTCAGGCCAAAGCTTGTACTCAAATATTTTTTTGGGCTAATGCTGATTTAAAGTGGGTTTTATGATTGGGAATCGAGATTCGAGATATAGTGTATGTTTAGTTCATGCCAACTCATGCCCTACCCATTTTTGCTAAACCTTGGCTAGCCAAATTATTGGGTAAGGATTCCTTGGCATGgccaaaattttgaaaaaaaaaaactgtGAAAGAATTGAGTTAGGCAAATTTTTATCTTCACctaaaattttagttttttttccaCGAAATCCAGTACAGACGCAGATGCTCAAACATACGCACATAAACTTACTCCTATTAACGCATGCATGCACACCCGACTCATATGATCACATTCGAGAGACTGAGTCCAAGAAACTAAATtgacgggtcttgagattgacgaagttacCACGGGCGCCCTCGCTGTCGATGAGAATGTCGCCTCTCAGTAAAGAATGTTCTTTTTTTAGTGAGACACCAATGTGCCAAATATGAGATTTGAACTTTGTTAGGCTGGGGTGCCATTGCCCTCCTAACAATTTAATCACGGGTTAATTCCCAACCAAAATTTTAGTTACCAACCAAAAAAGCCAATATATGATTAGGTTGCTAAAATTTTAGGAGGGCATGTTTAGGCACCAACCAAACTTGCCCATGGTACACAGCTCAATTTTCATGTATAacggcttagggcatctccagcggcacgacgcattttagcgtccgcgcgcgtccgtttgcgtcggccaaaatggtcgaaatcgaccgcgcgtccgtttgcatcggaggtggctccagcggcgcgacgcattttttggccgaatcattttttttaacatgaaacataatttacatagttaaaACATTAAAAAATCCTAAACGCCTACTgttgctcctcgtcgctgtcgagcacaATGAGCTCCGGTATCGTCCACGGCCAGtagccatccgggggagcgtacgccgggaaCGCCgccggtgctggaggtggaggaggctgcggctgtggcggtggtggaggaggcgccaCCGAGTCCTGTAGCGCCAGTCGAAGCGCTTCATCCTCCGATAGGCCCGACGGCATCACGCCGGTGGCGTAGCGCGGCAGCGGTGGCTGCACAAGCGTGTCGTACTCGGAGACCAGGGCGCCGACCTTCGCCATCTCCtcgtccgtcatgttctccgggaaGTCGAAGTTGCGGCCCTCCAcatggcctgctgccattcgtggaagacggccgcgacgtagtcgtcgctgtcgtccttcacctcctcatTGTGGTAGGCAGCGTAGGCGTCGATGTAGTCGTTGTCGTCATCGTAGGCAGCGTaggcgtcgtcgtcctcctcgtcgcggtcgtcgtcgtcgatgtactgcgcctgctgacgacgcgtcggcgcctgctgacgacCCGTCACCGCCTCCTGTCTTCGTGGACGAGCCGGCGGTGTAGACGCGAAGGGAAAATCCCTGTCGCCTATGAAGCCTGCCCTCCTTCTCCTATCCGTCTCCGTCGACAGATAGGTACGCCAACTGggcgagtcgatggcgtacgccggatcgccGCGGAGGTAcggcggcaggtaccgcctccGTCGCCGGATCTCCGCGCTCCGATCTGGCTCGCGCACAGGGACaggagggatgggcacccggcggcgCCAGCCGCCAAGGAGttgcacgccggaccaggcgtcGTTGCACGTCACCCATTTGCCGagcatgagcctccccaccgtgacggggagcggcaccctcttgctgccgctgccggaagCCTTGAAATCGTTCTTCCtccccatggcgctgcggcggtggtgTTGCGAGTGGAAGTGTGGGCGAAGGACGAACGcggccggtggacttttaagggcggccgcgcgcgggatacaatgccattgaaggcggcgcagaagcccagccgccgcctgCCAGTGTGCGCGCAGAACAGACAGTCGCGCCATTGATGgtgaaggctgcggcgcagacgcgaaAGCGTTGACCGCCGAAGCGGTGCCCTCGATGCAGACTCGCTGGCAGGTGGGCCTGGTGAAGACGCGAACGGACACTttccgcgtccgcgcagcgtccgcagagacgcaaacctgccgcAATATGCGATAGATTTGCGTCTCTGGGGCgcaccggtcactttgcgtcgcgccaCTGGAGAGGGTatcagacgcattttcggtcaaagCGGAGGCAAACGGTCGCTCAAGCGTGGCAAAACGTATTCAAGAAGTCCGTCGACACATACGAGCAGGCCCatggccatggccgccgccgccctcgcccggcggcgcctcctccgcctcctcgcgtcGAGCCCGAACCGTAaagccctctccctctcctccagCCCCTCCCCCTCCTTCGACGCTCCGGCAACCGCCCGCCAGCGCGACCCCGAGCGCGAGGGCGACCTCCTCTCCCGGCGCCTCCTCCGTCTCCACTCGATGGGCtcggtcgccgccgccatcgaggGATGGGCCCAGATGCGCGGCCGCGTCTCGCGGGCGGACCTCCATCGCGCCGTCTCCCAGCTCCGGCGCGCGCGCCGCTACAATCACGCGCTCGAGGTCAGCTGCTCTCCCTCCGTGGTCTGGACTTGGTTTTAGTTTGGGATATTCCCCTGTTCAGTTGCCAATTTTTCAATAACAGTAGGACGAGCAAATACATTACGCCATTCCTCTGTCGACATTTTACATCTTATTTTTTCACCCTCCGCTGCAAGTATTGAGAGGTTTAATGTAAAGGAAGAACCGATTAATCCCAACTCTGTAAAAAATGCAGACCCTTTTGTAATGCGTGTTTGCAAACAAAGAAATGATCAGTTTATACTCTTCAATTTTTTTCTGTCAAAACTCTCAAGTTGGGAATAGGACACTATGGATGGTTGGCTGTTCATGATTTTTTAATATCTTATATGCTAGAGTCGAAACTTGAAAATTACATTCGAGCTGACAATCTAATAATAAGAGGATGAGGAGGACGAGCTCAATGAAATCCATTCTCTAGGTCCACGCTTTAGATTTCACCTTTGTTTCCTTGTTGTTATTGCTTGGCAGGAAGTACAGATTTTCTGAAATTATTGTGAAGAAGAACTGAAAAATCCCAACTCTGTAGAAATTTCAGAGCCTTTATAATGTTTGCAGAGGAAGAACTGATCAATTTTCAAATTCTTCATAATATTTGAAACAAAGCGCCTGTCCATGATGTTTTAATCTCTTATATGCATGCTGGAGTTCAAAAATGTAACTCACATAACCTAAGATAACAAATCTGTTGTCCTGCAGATTTTATCATGGATGGACTCACGCAAAGATATTAAACTATCACCATCGGATCATGCAGCTAGACTGGACTTGATTGGGAAAGTACACGGTACTTCACAAGCTGAGGAATACTACAACCAACTACAGAAACCTGCTTCTAGGGAAGCTGCGTCATTCCCTCTCCTCCATTGCTATGTTGCTGAAAGAAATGTTCAGAAAGCTGAGAACCTTATGGCTAGTCTGCAGAGCGTTGGGCTGCCGGTTGATCCTCACTCGTTCAATGAAATGCTGAAGCTTTATGTTGCAACATGCCAGTATGGGAAGGTACATAGTGTAATCAATCTGATGAAACGGAACAATATCCCCAGAAATGCTCTCTCATATAACCTTTGGATGAATGCATGTTCTGTATCTGGTGTTGGCTCTGTACAATCAGCGTTCAAGGAGATGGTTAATGATGGTATGGTTGAGGTTGGTTGGAGCGCATACTGTACATTAGCCAACATCCTCAGGAAGCATGGACTGAATAGTGAAGCCCTGGCTTGCCTCAGGACGGCCGAAACAAAATTATCAAGAACGCAACGCTTCGGATATTTTTTTGTAATGACATGTTATGCGGCTCTCAATGATAGTGACGGGGTTACGAGAATGTGGGAGGCTAGTAAGTGTGTCCCTGGAAGAATCCCTGCTGCAAACTACATGAGTGCTATTATATGTTTGATAAAAGTTGGTGATATTGACCAGGCTGAGTGGATCTTTGGAAGCTGGGAAGTGGAGTGCGGGAAGTATGATGTGCGGGTTTCAAATGTTCTTCTAGGCGCTTATGTGAGGAATGGCTGGATTGAAAAGGCTGAGAAGCTCCATCTCCACGTGCTAGAGAAAGGCGCACACCCAAACTACAAGACGTGGGAGATACTGATGGAGGGATTTGTTGAGAGTAACCAGATGGACAAAGCTGTCAATGCCATGAAGAAAGCTTTATCTTCAATGAAGAGCTGTCATTGGAGACCTCCACTCAAACTAGTTGAGGCCATCGCAGCATTCTTTGAGGAGCAAGGAAATGTAGATGATGCAAACAGATACATTAAGGTTCTTCAAAAGTTTAACTTGACAAGCCTGCCCTTCTACAAGTCCGTGCTCCGAACGTATATTAAAGCTGACACTGTGGCAACTGATATTGCTGAGATGATAGCAAGAGACCAGATAGTTATGGACGAAGAAATGGACCACTTGATCATACGTGCTAGCAAGATAGATACCAGAGGCAATGCGTAACTTTGAAATGTAGCAACCTGTGAGCCAGGCACATGTTAAAAAACATTTCAGCTGACATGGCAAAAATAGATCTGCAGATTAGACCACCAATAGCGCAACGAGCTTCATTCCTTAGTAGGCAAGGTTTTGAGCAAACTGAGATGTTGGCTTTGCTATGAGAAGTGAATGTTTATTAGTTGGGACAACAGTATAATACTTATATCCCTGCTGTAACTGGCAAGGAGACAAGTTTGAGAAGTTTGGAGGGCATTATACTTTTGGAGGAGCTAGGTGAGTCGTGTTCTTATACACTTGTAAAGGTGCCCAATGATGAGAACATATCTAGTAATAGGCCAACATAAACTGGACTGCTGGATCGTGTGGGAAGGGACATGATGAATGCCCA includes the following:
- the LOC127305131 gene encoding pentatricopeptide repeat-containing protein At5g27460; translation: MAMAAAALARRRLLRLLASSPNRKALSLSSSPSPSFDAPATARQRDPEREGDLLSRRLLRLHSMGSVAAAIEGWAQMRGRVSRADLHRAVSQLRRARRYNHALEILSWMDSRKDIKLSPSDHAARLDLIGKVHGTSQAEEYYNQLQKPASREAASFPLLHCYVAERNVQKAENLMASLQSVGLPVDPHSFNEMLKLYVATCQYGKVHSVINLMKRNNIPRNALSYNLWMNACSVSGVGSVQSAFKEMVNDGMVEVGWSAYCTLANILRKHGLNSEALACLRTAETKLSRTQRFGYFFVMTCYAALNDSDGVTRMWEASKCVPGRIPAANYMSAIICLIKVGDIDQAEWIFGSWEVECGKYDVRVSNVLLGAYVRNGWIEKAEKLHLHVLEKGAHPNYKTWEILMEGFVESNQMDKAVNAMKKALSSMKSCHWRPPLKLVEAIAAFFEEQGNVDDANRYIKVLQKFNLTSLPFYKSVLRTYIKADTVATDIAEMIARDQIVMDEEMDHLIIRASKIDTRGNA